One Oxobacter pfennigii DNA window includes the following coding sequences:
- a CDS encoding alpha-keto acid decarboxylase family protein codes for MSDKTVGEYLFDCLFNEDITEIFGVPGDYNFPLLDILERNETIKFINCRNELNAGYAADGYSRIKGMGALITTFGVGELSAINAVAGSYSEQVAVIHIVGAPKTMLQNEHKLMHHTLLDGNYDVFRKIYESVTAYTAAITAENAEIEIPRAIEIAKNMKKPVYLVFALDIVEQITVPRNIPLPQNHSNKESLNEAVNKIKQMVDASQKPVLLSGALVARHNLQAQIIEIIEKMNMPVSTMMMGKGSIDESHKNYVGLYAGDLGNQDAKAIIESADLIFAIGTMWTDNNTGSFTANINPAVTIEIQPEFTKIGMAVYENILMADMLSEIAKIAYKKYDVLQDTSFPYDEIEVGMYENISAKYYYPKFQQFLKENDIVISDAGTFSPGLSLLRLPKGVQFIFQPAWGSIGYATPAALGAALAAKNRRILLFTGDGSFQFTVQAMSSIVQYGCKIIVFLLNNNFYTIEAYLNTPQESQYNNIPEWDYAGLLKAFKGDVFFKNVSTNKEFDEALEETEQHQNKKICFIEMNAEPLDAPYIVHKMHQMIEAHKKNNQP; via the coding sequence TTGTCTGATAAGACTGTTGGAGAATACTTGTTTGATTGCTTGTTCAATGAAGATATAACGGAAATTTTCGGCGTTCCGGGAGATTATAATTTCCCGCTTTTAGATATTCTGGAAAGAAACGAAACAATAAAATTTATAAACTGCCGCAATGAATTAAATGCAGGCTATGCTGCTGACGGTTACAGCAGAATAAAGGGCATGGGTGCATTGATAACTACCTTTGGAGTAGGAGAGCTTAGTGCTATTAATGCTGTGGCAGGTTCATATTCGGAGCAGGTGGCTGTGATTCACATAGTCGGGGCTCCAAAAACCATGCTGCAAAATGAGCACAAGCTGATGCACCATACGCTGCTTGACGGAAATTATGATGTTTTTCGTAAAATCTATGAAAGTGTCACGGCATATACGGCGGCAATCACTGCCGAAAATGCGGAAATCGAAATACCAAGGGCTATTGAAATTGCAAAAAACATGAAAAAACCAGTTTACCTGGTTTTTGCCCTGGACATCGTTGAACAAATAACTGTCCCAAGAAACATTCCTTTGCCTCAAAACCACAGCAATAAAGAATCACTTAATGAAGCCGTCAACAAAATAAAGCAAATGGTGGATGCCTCACAAAAGCCGGTACTTCTTTCCGGGGCCCTAGTAGCAAGGCATAATTTGCAAGCTCAGATAATAGAGATAATTGAAAAAATGAATATGCCAGTGTCCACTATGATGATGGGCAAGGGCTCCATTGATGAAAGCCATAAAAATTATGTGGGCCTATATGCAGGTGACTTGGGAAACCAGGATGCTAAAGCTATAATTGAAAGTGCAGATTTGATTTTTGCAATAGGAACTATGTGGACGGATAATAATACAGGCTCTTTTACGGCAAACATAAACCCGGCCGTCACAATAGAAATCCAGCCGGAATTTACAAAAATAGGCATGGCGGTATATGAAAATATTCTGATGGCCGATATGCTTAGCGAAATAGCTAAAATTGCTTATAAAAAATATGATGTGCTTCAAGACACAAGTTTTCCCTATGATGAAATTGAAGTCGGCATGTATGAAAACATATCGGCAAAATACTATTATCCCAAGTTCCAGCAGTTTTTAAAGGAAAATGATATAGTGATTTCTGACGCCGGAACCTTTTCGCCTGGTTTATCTTTGTTAAGGCTGCCAAAAGGAGTTCAATTTATATTCCAGCCGGCTTGGGGAAGCATAGGTTACGCCACTCCTGCCGCTTTAGGAGCAGCCCTGGCAGCTAAAAACCGGCGTATACTTTTGTTTACCGGAGACGGCTCATTTCAATTTACCGTCCAGGCAATGAGCTCGATTGTACAATACGGCTGCAAAATTATTGTTTTTTTACTGAATAACAATTTCTACACTATTGAGGCTTACTTAAACACACCCCAGGAATCACAATATAACAATATACCTGAATGGGATTATGCCGGCCTTTTAAAGGCCTTTAAAGGTGATGTCTTTTTTAAAAATGTATCTACAAACAAGGAGTTCGATGAAGCATTAGAAGAAACAGAACAGCATCAAAATAAAAAAATATGCTTTATCGAGATGAATGCTGAGCCTTTGGATGCGCCTTATATAGTTCATAAAATGCATCAAATGATAGAAGCCCATAAAAAAAACAATCAGCCATAA
- a CDS encoding EscU/YscU/HrcU family type III secretion system export apparatus switch protein: MRKLKTAAALKYQPGNDMIPTVVASGRGYVAEKIMEIAREYNIPSVKDEHTSEILCSLPLNSEIPEHLYHVIAEIYANILYVSKK, translated from the coding sequence ATGAGAAAATTAAAAACTGCCGCTGCCTTGAAATACCAGCCGGGAAATGACATGATTCCCACGGTTGTAGCTTCAGGCAGAGGCTATGTAGCTGAAAAAATAATGGAGATTGCCAGAGAATACAACATACCATCCGTAAAGGATGAGCACACATCCGAAATTCTTTGCAGCCTTCCTTTAAACTCGGAGATACCCGAGCACCTCTACCACGTCATCGCCGAAATTTATGCCAACATCCTGTATGTGAGCAAAAAATAG